The Pedobacter mucosus genome window below encodes:
- a CDS encoding DUF1735 domain-containing protein, producing the protein MKKIFQSAVLFLAIGMLSSCLKSKDLIGPDADNSAGAIIEFANPDYIATGSSTATVRLARYELVLAKGPASQLHVQVQYVGTGKFAPNDVTVGLGIDAAALATHNTQAGRSYTLIPAAWYTLPTSVVIPSGQRGVDVTIPINTNNYVAGSTYAIPLRITSASTGTISGNFGTIIVAVATQ; encoded by the coding sequence ATGAAAAAGATATTCCAAAGTGCCGTATTATTTTTAGCAATCGGAATGCTAAGCTCATGCCTTAAGTCTAAAGATTTAATTGGTCCTGATGCTGATAATAGTGCGGGTGCGATTATAGAATTTGCTAATCCTGATTATATAGCAACAGGTTCATCTACTGCTACAGTTAGATTGGCACGTTATGAATTGGTTCTTGCTAAAGGACCTGCTTCACAACTACATGTACAAGTTCAATATGTGGGTACGGGAAAATTTGCCCCTAATGATGTAACTGTTGGTTTAGGTATTGATGCTGCCGCACTTGCGACTCATAATACTCAAGCTGGAAGATCATATACACTTATACCTGCAGCTTGGTACACTTTACCAACTTCAGTTGTAATCCCTTCCGGACAAAGAGGTGTGGATGTAACAATTCCTATTAACACCAACAACTATGTTGCTGGCTCAACTTATGCAATTCCATTAAGAATTACTAGTGCCTCTACTGGTACAATCAGTGGTAATTTTGGAACAATTATAGTTGCAGTAGCAACTCAATAA
- a CDS encoding SusD/RagB family nutrient-binding outer membrane lipoprotein → MKKSIKYILFALVAISASSCKKYLDINTNPNQAITATPQLVLPQAITAVANQTWAYNFYGAQTVGYLANGGGVSGWGAIISYNYATTDQQGLWNNTYDIATDIQYVIDRTEGQADLAQFNAAAKIMKAYAFQRLVDQYNDLPYTDALKGVANVTPKYDKATDIYKSLADLCDAGIATFKANATASTAFRTADVMFNGSTAAAETVRWIQLANTIKLRLIIRAGSKVAFTNRTFDAAGFLTDDAVVNPGYARVDGKQNPTWNSFAYTFANAAIGAGVQYVPTPYIATFYNGVKLADPGRAAVVYRAGIITGTTPTGKLNQLGNQLATAGRGETPNSWFRGTNATNYESIGIFKGPDAPQPLFLAADSYFLQAEGALTGLVTGDAKTLFDNGIRASFRYLYKNSTNATVAGKTPDADATAYQTANATNRLANYTLAVGAAQQLEAIITQKYIALNLLFGDEAWNEYRRTGYPSIVTTPGATATQTIVSTVTESTAADRLPTRLLYPNSEFQYNASNVPTVDKYTTKIFWAR, encoded by the coding sequence ATGAAAAAAAGTATAAAATATATTTTATTTGCATTGGTTGCTATTTCAGCATCATCCTGCAAAAAATACTTGGATATAAATACGAATCCAAATCAGGCAATAACTGCCACGCCACAATTGGTTTTGCCACAAGCAATCACAGCAGTTGCAAATCAAACTTGGGCATATAACTTTTACGGTGCACAAACTGTTGGCTATTTAGCAAACGGTGGTGGCGTAAGTGGTTGGGGTGCTATCATTTCATATAACTATGCTACAACAGATCAGCAAGGATTATGGAATAACACTTATGATATCGCTACAGACATTCAATATGTAATTGATAGAACTGAAGGTCAGGCCGATTTAGCTCAGTTTAACGCTGCAGCAAAAATTATGAAAGCATATGCTTTCCAAAGATTAGTAGATCAATACAATGATTTGCCATATACTGATGCACTTAAAGGAGTAGCAAACGTTACGCCAAAATATGATAAGGCAACTGATATCTATAAATCTCTAGCAGATCTTTGTGATGCTGGTATCGCTACTTTTAAAGCGAATGCAACTGCATCTACTGCATTTAGAACAGCTGATGTAATGTTTAATGGATCTACTGCAGCAGCAGAAACTGTAAGATGGATTCAATTAGCAAATACAATTAAATTAAGATTGATTATCAGAGCGGGATCTAAAGTTGCGTTTACAAATAGAACATTTGATGCAGCTGGTTTCTTAACAGATGATGCTGTTGTAAACCCAGGATATGCTCGAGTTGACGGAAAACAAAATCCTACTTGGAATAGCTTTGCATACACATTTGCAAATGCAGCAATTGGTGCTGGTGTACAGTATGTTCCAACTCCTTATATCGCTACGTTTTATAACGGTGTTAAATTAGCAGATCCGGGCAGAGCTGCGGTTGTTTACAGAGCAGGTATAATTACAGGTACTACGCCAACAGGTAAATTGAACCAATTAGGAAACCAATTGGCTACTGCCGGTAGAGGTGAAACACCTAATTCTTGGTTCCGTGGAACAAATGCTACAAACTACGAATCAATCGGTATTTTCAAAGGACCAGATGCACCACAGCCATTATTTTTAGCTGCAGATAGTTATTTCTTACAAGCAGAAGGTGCCTTAACTGGTTTAGTAACTGGCGATGCAAAAACACTATTTGATAATGGTATTAGGGCTTCATTCAGATACTTATATAAAAACAGTACAAATGCAACGGTTGCAGGTAAAACTCCAGATGCAGATGCAACGGCATATCAAACGGCTAATGCAACCAACAGATTAGCTAATTACACATTAGCGGTTGGTGCAGCTCAACAATTAGAAGCCATTATTACGCAAAAATATATAGCATTAAATTTATTATTTGGTGATGAAGCTTGGAATGAATACAGAAGAACAGGATATCCATCTATTGTAACAACACCTGGAGCAACGGCTACACAAACAATAGTTTCAACAGTTACTGAATCTACAGCAGCAGATCGGTTACCAACAAGACTATTGTATCCAAATAGCGAGTTCCAATACAATGCTTCCAATGTACCTACAGTAGATAAATATACTACTAAGATATTTTGGGCAAGATAA
- a CDS encoding SusC/RagA family TonB-linked outer membrane protein, giving the protein MKKLLQSLFILMFVAFSAMAQERTVSGTVTSQDDKLPIPGASVRVKGTQVGAVTDANGKYSVRVPAGATTLDFSFIGFSPLSRVISGSTLNVTLISDAQSLNEVIVTAGGLAASRRSLGGVTTTVKADQLTGAKPTTIASGLLGKVAGLQINGTTGGTNPNFRVVLRGMRSLTGNNEALIVLDNVIVPNAVLGNLNPEDVEDVTVLNGPSGAALYGSDASNGALIITTKKGKEGRMEIKVQQSLTVEQVAFFPKIQKEFGSGSDNDLRVYLGYENQQYGPAFDGVVREIGLPLANGAINSVPYSATNAKNDFWDTGLTNQTDFSLSSGDKKGTLFMSGQYVDVTGTTPKDVFNKANVRINGTRYLAENLLATFSTGYTQNRSNKTTQTGTIYDQLLQSPAQVPITDYQDWRNDPFANPNGYYNAYYNNPYFMLDNYRETVRNDYFTASTDLKYSPLKWLDLTYRLGFQTRNYSNKNYSDKFTFSDYIKSLPESAGTFKRNDIVGGVTDGSLYTTRITNEFQASFKQKVNDFNFGLVLAAFVRQDQSKTLSASVSGLVQPGLFNLSNSTNTPTATEANYKARQQAVYGVLNVGYKDYLFLNATARNDWDSRLLAANRSFFYPSANLSFIPTDAFKDFFGTMPAIDFIKVRASYAKVGQVNVGGGTSFGAYTLDGTFNQGSGFPYNGQGGFTIGNRLVSPDLTPEFTYAFETGIEANFLKNRIAASATYYDNISKSQTVTTTVANTSGYSSYLLNAGQTSGKGIEATLNLVPVKTENWIVSVGANFNYTKNTVDELLAGIPNINLGGYTGAGSYAVAGRPFPVLQGRSYVRDPQGRIIVNPVTGYPSGTSTFLEYGNASPTKILGLNLNAKYKNFTLTAIAEYRGGYSIYNSAGNSFEFNGSGTLTTEYNRERFVIPNSSYLLNGQYVANTNVTVRDGGAAYWSIGGPRRNIDENYVTPGDFWKIREITLAYDLPSAFLAKSKFIRAARISAQGRNLFIFLPKANVYTDPEYSDGDALSNGNAVGLTGLNQTPPSRYYGGTISLTF; this is encoded by the coding sequence ATGAAAAAACTTCTACAAAGTTTGTTCATTCTTATGTTCGTTGCGTTTAGTGCAATGGCTCAAGAAAGAACAGTCTCTGGTACAGTTACCTCACAGGACGATAAACTTCCGATTCCTGGGGCAAGTGTAAGAGTAAAAGGCACTCAAGTAGGTGCTGTTACAGATGCAAATGGAAAGTATTCAGTAAGAGTTCCTGCGGGAGCAACAACCTTAGATTTTTCCTTTATCGGATTTAGTCCATTAAGCCGTGTCATTTCCGGTTCTACATTAAATGTTACCCTTATTAGCGATGCTCAATCATTAAACGAAGTTATCGTAACTGCCGGTGGTCTTGCTGCAAGCAGAAGATCTCTTGGTGGTGTTACAACAACTGTTAAAGCTGATCAATTAACTGGTGCTAAACCAACTACTATTGCTAGTGGTTTATTAGGAAAAGTTGCTGGTTTACAAATTAATGGAACAACTGGTGGTACCAACCCAAATTTTCGTGTGGTATTAAGGGGAATGCGTTCTTTAACTGGTAATAACGAGGCATTAATTGTTTTAGATAACGTTATTGTGCCAAATGCTGTTTTAGGAAACTTAAATCCTGAAGATGTTGAAGATGTTACTGTATTAAACGGTCCATCTGGTGCTGCTCTTTATGGATCTGATGCATCAAACGGTGCGTTAATCATTACTACTAAAAAAGGTAAAGAAGGTAGAATGGAAATTAAAGTTCAACAATCTTTAACTGTTGAGCAGGTAGCATTCTTTCCAAAAATTCAAAAAGAATTTGGATCAGGTTCAGATAATGACTTAAGAGTATATTTAGGTTATGAAAATCAACAATATGGTCCTGCATTTGATGGTGTGGTAAGAGAAATTGGTTTACCGTTAGCAAACGGCGCAATTAATAGCGTGCCTTATTCAGCTACAAATGCTAAAAATGATTTCTGGGATACTGGTTTAACTAATCAAACCGATTTTTCATTATCTTCTGGTGATAAAAAAGGTACTTTGTTTATGTCAGGTCAATATGTTGATGTTACTGGTACAACTCCAAAAGATGTATTTAATAAAGCCAATGTTAGAATTAACGGAACAAGATATTTAGCAGAAAATTTATTAGCTACATTCTCTACTGGATATACCCAAAACAGGTCAAATAAAACTACCCAAACAGGTACTATTTATGATCAATTGTTGCAATCGCCAGCACAAGTGCCAATAACAGATTATCAAGATTGGCGTAATGATCCATTTGCTAATCCAAATGGATACTATAATGCATATTATAATAATCCTTATTTTATGTTAGATAACTACAGAGAAACGGTTAGAAATGACTATTTCACTGCAAGTACTGATTTAAAATATAGCCCATTAAAATGGTTAGATTTAACCTATAGATTAGGTTTCCAAACACGTAACTATTCTAATAAAAACTACTCAGATAAATTTACTTTTAGTGATTATATTAAATCGCTTCCAGAATCTGCAGGTACATTTAAAAGAAATGATATTGTTGGTGGAGTTACTGATGGATCATTATATACGACAAGAATAACAAATGAGTTTCAAGCTTCATTTAAACAAAAAGTTAATGATTTTAACTTTGGTTTAGTTCTTGCAGCTTTCGTTCGTCAAGATCAATCAAAAACGCTTTCTGCTTCTGTAAGTGGATTAGTTCAACCAGGATTATTTAACTTAAGTAATAGTACAAACACACCTACAGCAACAGAGGCAAACTACAAAGCTCGCCAACAAGCAGTTTATGGAGTGTTAAACGTAGGTTACAAGGATTATTTATTTTTAAATGCTACTGCTCGTAATGATTGGGATTCAAGATTATTAGCTGCTAACCGCTCATTCTTCTATCCAAGTGCAAATCTTTCATTTATTCCGACGGATGCATTTAAAGATTTCTTTGGCACAATGCCTGCTATTGATTTTATTAAAGTTAGAGCGAGTTATGCAAAAGTAGGTCAGGTTAACGTTGGTGGTGGTACTAGCTTTGGTGCTTATACCTTAGATGGTACATTTAACCAAGGTTCGGGTTTTCCTTATAACGGACAAGGTGGTTTCACTATCGGTAACAGACTTGTATCTCCAGATTTAACACCAGAATTTACCTATGCATTTGAAACAGGTATCGAAGCAAACTTCTTAAAAAATAGAATTGCTGCAAGTGCTACTTATTATGATAACATCAGTAAAAGTCAAACGGTTACTACAACTGTAGCTAATACATCTGGTTATTCATCTTACTTATTAAATGCTGGTCAAACTAGTGGTAAAGGTATAGAGGCAACGTTAAATTTAGTACCAGTAAAAACTGAAAACTGGATTGTGAGCGTTGGTGCTAACTTCAATTACACTAAAAATACAGTTGATGAATTATTAGCTGGAATACCAAACATTAACTTAGGTGGTTACACTGGAGCAGGAAGTTATGCTGTTGCAGGAAGACCTTTCCCAGTTTTGCAAGGACGTTCTTATGTTCGTGATCCACAAGGAAGAATTATTGTAAATCCAGTTACGGGTTATCCTTCAGGTACCTCAACTTTCTTAGAATATGGTAATGCATCGCCAACAAAAATTTTAGGATTGAATTTAAATGCAAAATATAAAAACTTCACCTTAACAGCTATTGCAGAATACAGAGGTGGTTATTCTATTTACAACAGTGCAGGTAACTCATTCGAGTTTAATGGATCAGGTACATTAACAACTGAATATAATAGAGAACGTTTTGTTATTCCAAACTCTTCTTATTTATTGAACGGTCAATATGTTGCAAATACAAACGTTACTGTACGTGATGGTGGTGCTGCTTATTGGAGTATTGGTGGTCCAAGAAGAAACATTGATGAGAATTACGTTACGCCAGGAGATTTCTGGAAAATCAGAGAGATAACTTTGGCTTACGATCTTCCATCTGCGTTTTTAGCTAAATCAAAATTCATTCGTGCAGCTCGAATTAGTGCTCAAGGCCGTAACTTATTTATTTTCTTACCAAAAGCAAACGTTTATACCGATCCTGAATATAGTGATGGTGACGCTTTGAGTAATGGTAATGCTGTTGGTCTTACTGGTTTAAACCAAACTCCACCATCAAGATACTATGGTGGAACGATATCACTAACTTTTTAA
- a CDS encoding DUF1735 domain-containing protein — protein MKKFNINKLIPVFLFVGTLGFSSCLKSNDNYIDFTQVGTTIELPLAALNQETGVRVVLKTYASSTTPSDLPVVVNIASPKPLDRDLTVTLAVNANDAIGRLNTAVPTGGYIMIPSSAYSISSLQVIIPAGQRTATATFKINSAVIGAANTKYVLPVSIVDGGGEQISNYNTVYYNIKN, from the coding sequence ATGAAAAAATTTAATATAAATAAATTAATCCCTGTATTTCTGTTTGTCGGGACTTTAGGTTTTAGCTCATGTCTAAAATCCAATGATAATTACATTGATTTCACTCAAGTTGGAACGACCATCGAGTTGCCACTTGCGGCATTAAATCAAGAAACAGGCGTAAGAGTAGTTTTGAAAACTTATGCATCGAGCACAACTCCTTCAGATTTACCTGTTGTGGTTAATATTGCTTCGCCGAAACCTTTAGACCGTGATTTAACAGTAACCCTTGCAGTAAATGCGAACGATGCAATTGGAAGGTTAAATACAGCTGTCCCAACTGGAGGATATATTATGATTCCTAGTAGTGCATATAGTATTAGTAGCTTGCAGGTAATTATTCCTGCCGGACAGCGGACTGCTACTGCAACTTTCAAAATAAATTCTGCTGTTATTGGTGCTGCAAATACAAAATATGTGCTTCCAGTATCAATTGTTGATGGTGGTGGCGAGCAGATCAGTAATTATAATACTGTTTATTACAACATTAAAAATTAA
- a CDS encoding SusD/RagB family nutrient-binding outer membrane lipoprotein, giving the protein MKKIFSIIALSALIGITGCKKDFLSLENNPNTPSVATPQFQLSGALAVSANLYNANVTAAGNGAISVTTGGYPATVGVWMGYWTASGNYVPNSALNTNNFTNTAYQIFTLFYLNLSNYNDLVKKGTADPTLVNFASIGTIMKAFEFQTLVDTYNNVPYTDAFKAPDVLFPKYDTGESIYDDLLKQLDGAIAAIKSAPATAVNPSTSDIVFKGVMTNWIKFANTIKLRLAIRQWNKLPAKQAALKTAILATSADGFVDETFQVAANPGYANDDANGGKQSPFWLSYGSNATGAVSLPGDYYKANNYAITKLRNTNDPRLARLYAPASAPTDPLVPYFGNIYGSTAPSNNPKTSGIGPGLLKGATMDAVLMGSAESLFLQSEASVYGILPGSAQSLYEKGITASFTTLVVPNAATAATTYYTQPIANVSWTASTDKVQAIIVQKWTALNGYGNIEAYNEYRRTGFPADIPVSTQATQPTVPSRIFYPATELSNNGDNVKAQGTINQFTSKIFWAK; this is encoded by the coding sequence ATGAAAAAGATATTTTCTATCATAGCACTTTCTGCTTTAATCGGTATAACCGGTTGTAAGAAAGATTTTTTAAGCCTGGAAAACAACCCTAATACCCCTTCCGTGGCTACTCCTCAATTTCAATTATCAGGCGCTCTAGCTGTTTCTGCTAACTTATATAACGCTAATGTTACTGCGGCCGGTAATGGCGCTATTAGTGTTACCACAGGCGGTTACCCTGCTACTGTTGGTGTTTGGATGGGTTATTGGACTGCAAGTGGTAACTATGTTCCCAACTCAGCGCTTAATACCAATAACTTTACCAATACAGCTTACCAAATATTTACCCTGTTTTACCTTAACTTATCAAATTATAATGATTTAGTTAAAAAAGGAACAGCTGATCCAACATTGGTTAATTTTGCTTCGATTGGTACCATCATGAAAGCTTTTGAGTTTCAAACTTTAGTAGATACTTACAATAACGTACCTTATACTGATGCTTTTAAAGCCCCGGATGTACTTTTTCCTAAATATGATACGGGAGAATCCATCTATGATGATTTACTTAAACAATTAGATGGCGCAATTGCAGCAATTAAAAGTGCACCAGCAACTGCTGTAAATCCAAGCACATCAGATATCGTTTTTAAAGGTGTGATGACCAATTGGATAAAATTTGCAAATACAATCAAATTAAGATTAGCGATAAGGCAGTGGAATAAACTACCTGCTAAACAAGCTGCGTTGAAAACTGCGATTTTAGCAACATCTGCCGATGGTTTTGTTGATGAAACTTTTCAGGTTGCTGCAAACCCAGGTTATGCAAATGATGATGCAAATGGAGGAAAACAAAGTCCGTTTTGGCTGAGTTACGGTTCAAATGCAACAGGTGCAGTTTCGCTTCCTGGGGATTACTATAAAGCAAATAATTATGCCATTACAAAACTTCGGAACACTAATGATCCACGTTTAGCTCGGTTATATGCTCCTGCTTCGGCGCCTACGGACCCATTAGTTCCGTATTTTGGTAATATATATGGTTCTACTGCCCCAAGTAATAATCCAAAAACTAGCGGTATTGGTCCTGGTTTATTAAAAGGTGCAACGATGGATGCAGTTTTAATGGGCTCTGCAGAATCTTTGTTTTTACAATCTGAAGCCTCGGTTTATGGTATTCTTCCTGGAAGTGCACAATCTTTATATGAAAAAGGAATTACTGCTTCCTTTACAACATTAGTTGTTCCGAATGCAGCAACTGCGGCAACTACTTATTATACTCAGCCAATTGCTAACGTAAGTTGGACAGCTTCGACAGATAAAGTTCAGGCCATAATTGTTCAAAAATGGACTGCCTTAAATGGTTATGGAAATATAGAAGCATATAATGAATACAGAAGAACAGGTTTTCCTGCCGACATTCCGGTTTCTACACAAGCTACACAGCCAACTGTACCAAGCAGAATTTTTTATCCAGCTACAGAATTATCGAATAACGGAGATAACGTAAAAGCACAAGGAACAATTAATCAATTTACATCCAAAATCTTTTGGGCTAAATAA
- a CDS encoding SusC/RagA family TonB-linked outer membrane protein — MKKLLQSLFIFLLCSTTAFAQDRTITGTVTSLDDKLPIPGVSVKVKGTNIGASTGADGKFSISVPTNAKTLVISSLGFATREFTLGSSNIINASLSSDSQQLGEVVVTGALGIKRQAKEIGYSTTTVAAKDLTQTNVTNIANGLTAKAAGLQVNTVNNGIDPQVRITLRGARSINGNNNALIVLDGVPIPGGTLNSINPNDIEDVTILKGASAAALYGSEASNGALIITSKRGTSANKPIIKYGNSFQINKVSYFPDIQTKFGPYGGETVADGFRDPNTGFPLFTGYENQLYGPAYNGATYQLGAPLANGEKNLITYSPNEKSPIEAFFKTGLTEQNDLSYQSGNADDNFYFSAQNVYTKGVIPDDLSKRTSLRASGTKTSGIFKLDYSVGYTSGSTSTYGINYSTNATTQILYANLFQMPAFINIDDLAEGDNSKFYNPNDYYSAYNVNPYWQIKNSRRESKSDTFLGNISLNVKPTKWFDATYRLSQNFGINTLKYTRKEVVFSAYAAGDPLGVSNIPSRYGAARKSPGFVQDYTQYGDGTGTYNPLNNQGSSRLQQDIFVKFNHTFFDDFKTDLLLGNTIWQTKARIQNDQSANLLIPDFYNIGLISGAPTANQSEFLVRQIGFYAALNIGYKDIAFLQATARNDEDTRLSATKRSFFYPSLSGSFVFTNAIEALKESNIISYGKIRAAISKVGQVSVQPYAIDNTFSSTPGFPYGGLGGLSLGSTNNNPLLEPEFVTEKEIGLELGLLKNRINLNATYYRQSSKNQTLSIGTSASTGFNAATINTGEIQNDGYEFELNGTILPAGANSVGLKMGGNFGIYDSEVKSLLPGSTQFQITQGAATNIYAVVGQPFPSLMGTDFARDPQGRVIVDASGTTAGYPQLASGLTNFGRTTPKYVLGLNLSASYKFMTLTAVAEYKSGYVIYNAVGSTLNFGGIGKTSADADRQRFIFPNSVIQTSPGVFVPNTSVAVVDGNYGFWQSSNYNSAITPFVNSASFWKIREIAINFNLTQFINKTKAIKGLNFVLTGRNLFMFRPKDNPYTDPEYSLDASNATGVTSANQTPPLRIFGANLQVTF; from the coding sequence ATGAAAAAACTTCTACAAAGTTTGTTCATTTTTTTGCTATGTTCCACAACCGCATTTGCACAAGATCGAACAATCACCGGTACAGTTACATCATTGGATGACAAACTCCCTATTCCAGGCGTATCTGTAAAAGTCAAGGGAACTAATATTGGCGCCTCCACAGGTGCTGATGGTAAGTTTTCAATATCAGTGCCGACGAATGCAAAAACACTTGTAATATCAAGTTTAGGTTTTGCAACTCGAGAATTTACCCTTGGCTCATCAAACATTATTAATGCATCATTATCCTCTGATTCTCAGCAATTAGGAGAAGTGGTGGTAACAGGTGCGTTGGGTATCAAACGACAGGCGAAAGAAATCGGCTATTCCACTACAACTGTTGCCGCGAAAGATTTAACGCAAACCAATGTAACTAACATTGCAAATGGTTTAACCGCAAAAGCTGCAGGTTTGCAAGTTAACACGGTTAATAACGGTATTGATCCCCAAGTTAGAATTACGTTGCGTGGAGCAAGATCAATTAATGGAAATAACAATGCTTTAATCGTTTTGGATGGAGTTCCAATTCCAGGTGGAACGTTAAACTCCATTAATCCGAATGATATTGAAGACGTTACCATTTTAAAAGGAGCAAGTGCTGCGGCATTGTATGGATCTGAAGCTTCAAATGGAGCGTTGATCATTACTTCTAAACGTGGTACTTCGGCGAATAAGCCTATTATTAAGTATGGCAATTCATTTCAGATCAACAAAGTTTCCTATTTTCCAGATATTCAAACCAAGTTCGGTCCTTATGGTGGTGAGACTGTAGCAGATGGTTTTCGTGATCCAAACACTGGTTTTCCGTTATTTACTGGATATGAGAATCAGTTGTATGGGCCGGCTTACAATGGCGCAACTTATCAATTAGGTGCTCCACTTGCCAATGGCGAGAAGAATTTGATCACTTATTCTCCTAATGAAAAAAGCCCGATTGAAGCTTTTTTTAAAACAGGTTTAACAGAGCAAAACGATCTTTCTTACCAAAGCGGAAATGCTGATGATAATTTTTATTTTTCTGCACAGAATGTATATACTAAAGGCGTAATTCCTGATGATTTATCAAAACGTACTTCATTACGGGCGTCGGGTACTAAAACTTCAGGCATATTTAAATTAGATTATTCTGTTGGATACACGAGCGGTAGCACAAGCACTTATGGAATTAATTATTCTACAAATGCTACTACACAAATTTTGTATGCCAATCTGTTTCAAATGCCAGCTTTCATTAATATTGATGATTTAGCAGAGGGCGACAATAGTAAATTTTATAATCCAAACGATTACTATAGTGCTTACAATGTAAACCCTTACTGGCAGATTAAAAATTCTAGAAGGGAAAGTAAAAGCGATACCTTTTTAGGTAATATCAGTTTAAATGTAAAGCCTACAAAATGGTTTGATGCAACTTATCGTTTGTCACAAAACTTCGGTATTAATACTTTAAAATATACCCGCAAAGAGGTGGTGTTTTCAGCTTATGCAGCTGGCGATCCACTTGGTGTAAGTAATATCCCGTCTCGTTATGGTGCGGCTAGAAAATCACCTGGTTTTGTACAGGATTATACGCAATATGGAGATGGCACAGGAACATACAATCCATTAAATAATCAAGGTTCATCACGGTTACAACAAGATATTTTCGTAAAGTTTAATCATACTTTCTTTGATGATTTTAAAACAGATTTATTGTTAGGTAATACCATTTGGCAAACAAAGGCACGTATTCAAAATGATCAAAGTGCAAACTTATTAATTCCTGATTTTTATAATATTGGATTAATATCTGGTGCGCCTACTGCTAATCAATCAGAATTTCTTGTTCGTCAGATTGGTTTCTACGCAGCTTTAAACATTGGTTATAAGGATATCGCGTTTTTACAGGCAACTGCTAGAAATGATGAGGATACGCGTTTATCAGCAACTAAAAGATCATTCTTCTATCCCTCATTATCAGGATCTTTTGTATTTACTAATGCTATCGAAGCATTAAAGGAAAGTAATATCATCTCTTATGGTAAAATTAGAGCAGCCATAAGTAAAGTTGGTCAGGTAAGTGTTCAACCTTATGCAATTGATAACACTTTCTCAAGCACACCAGGTTTCCCTTATGGTGGTTTAGGTGGTTTATCATTAGGATCGACCAATAATAATCCATTATTAGAACCCGAATTTGTAACTGAAAAAGAAATTGGTCTTGAATTAGGTTTATTAAAAAACCGCATTAATTTAAACGCTACTTATTACAGACAAAGTAGTAAGAATCAAACCCTTAGTATAGGTACTTCAGCATCAACAGGTTTTAACGCAGCGACGATTAATACTGGCGAAATCCAAAATGATGGTTATGAGTTTGAATTAAATGGAACAATACTTCCTGCAGGTGCCAATTCAGTTGGCTTAAAAATGGGGGGTAACTTTGGTATATATGATTCAGAAGTTAAATCTTTACTTCCAGGTAGCACACAATTTCAAATCACTCAAGGAGCTGCAACCAATATTTATGCAGTAGTTGGTCAACCATTTCCATCATTAATGGGAACAGATTTTGCTCGTGATCCGCAAGGAAGGGTAATCGTTGATGCTAGTGGAACAACTGCTGGTTATCCTCAATTAGCTTCAGGGTTAACAAATTTTGGTAGAACAACCCCTAAGTATGTTCTGGGCTTAAACCTTTCCGCATCTTATAAATTTATGACGCTTACTGCAGTTGCAGAATATAAAAGTGGCTACGTAATTTATAATGCAGTCGGTTCCACGCTAAACTTTGGTGGTATAGGTAAAACAAGTGCGGATGCAGATCGTCAACGTTTTATTTTCCCAAATTCTGTAATTCAAACTTCACCAGGGGTTTTTGTGCCAAATACAAGCGTAGCAGTAGTGGATGGTAACTACGGTTTCTGGCAATCATCAAACTATAACAGTGCAATTACGCCGTTTGTAAATAGTGCATCATTCTGGAAAATTAGGGAAATTGCAATCAACTTTAATTTAACACAATTTATTAACAAAACTAAGGCAATTAAAGGGCTTAATTTTGTCTTAACAGGAAGAAACCTGTTTATGTTCAGACCTAAAGATAATCCTTATACTGATCCTGAATACAGTTTAGATGCATCAAATGCTACTGGTGTAACCAGCGCAAATCAAACTCCACCATTAAGAATTTTCGGTGCAAATCTTCAGGTAACCTTTTAA